CGGAGAGCTGATGAGAGTTCTTATATCTCCGTCAAAGGATGTTGAAGAAGCAGTGTTCTCAGTTCTTAAAAGTGGGGATGATCCTGATATTTCATTGCACATGAGGATGCTTATGAATAGGTAGTGTTACTACTTATTTACCGttatttccttctctctctacttcCACTAGCTATAAGAATTGAATCCACAATGTCTATTTCCAATAAATTCCATTTAGTTGATAGAAATCCTGGATATTAGTCACTTTTGTAATCCTTTCCCTGAGTAATGTGCATCTGCATTTCAGGTCTGTGAGAGGCTTACAGGCTGCATTGCAGTGCATCAGAAAAGGCATACGCAATCTAACCACGGACTCGAAACCCAGATTGGTTTTAGTATCAGATACCccaaattttgtaaaaagtATTGTGCCCATGCTTGGTGAATTTGCAGAGGTAACTGCCTCATTGTGTGATTCTATTCTTCAAATGTAGTCCTGATTTCAAATACATGCTTAACGGAATAATTGTTCAGTCAAAGACCCCCATAACTTCTGTATGCCTGTAAAACAATTTCGGACCAGTTTCATTTGTGACTCTGTTTTCAGGttattcattttgattatGAACACTTCAGAGGAATCATTTCTGGAACGCACGATGAATTTCATAAATTGGATTTCAGAGTGAAGGACTGGGGCCCTTCACCAAGATGGGTTGCCTTTGTGGATTTTTTTCTTGCATCCCGTGCCAAGCGTGCTGTTATTTCTGGTGCTCACAGGCGTGTAGGTACTACCTATGCTCAGCTAATCGCAGCATTGGCTGCAGCACACAATCTCGACAATCTCGGTATCTTTGAATACTCTATCTATCATTTTACATCATGTAGGAACataatttgtttctttgagGAACATCTGTACAACTGTTCCTAACATAACATTACAAATATGCTCAGGGAAAAATTCTACTGGTTCagacttcttcttcttgagtAGCTTCCAAAGTAATTTGTTGAGAGAAGGTTTAAAGAACCAGGTTGGCTGGGGTCATATCTGGAACAGATTTGCAGGCCCTTTAAGCTGCCCTAGCCAGCCTAACCAGTGTGCCTTAACCCCTCTTCTCCCTCCAGCATGGTGGGATGGACTTTGGCAATCTCCCATTCCACGAGATATCAAAAGAATGGAAAATTATGGAGTTCATTTATCGGGCTTTGGCACGATTGATGAAGACAGCCTTCGATCGTTCTGTAATGCAAAGAAGAATGTTGTGAGGACTATCCCTTTCATATTATAGTCATCTTATGCTTCTGGTTTGTCCTGTAAGCTTTATAACTAACATAGTTCTTATAACTTTTGCCAAACTCTGCTTATTTTGTCAATTTTGCTCGGTCCAGGAATTTGTTTCTGTTAAATCAAACGTCCCAGTAATGTCTTCTTGTATTTATTGGGCCATTTGATTTACAAAACAAAGTCTTATATGCTGTCAAGAGAGtccaatttcattttcagTCGATACCATTGGATCAAATATGCATAAGACGGCATTTTCCCTTTTTGCTCCCCCAGTGAACAGTTTAGTATTGGCTTATAGTTCCAAGGATGTCTTGAATAGTATTAGTGGGATATTGAATGATTGGGTTGTACTTGTTCTTGGTTGTTGATTGCCACCAAAGGTAGGTGGCGGTAGATTTACACTGTTGAGTCATGATTTGGTCGTAGAACACCAAGTTGTTCAAGGAGACCCAATGATAAATTAAGTTGCTGGCATCAGAATCTTTTCTAGTGGCATCTGCAGGAGATATGGTACCTTGAAGAATGCATGCAAATATCTTACTTTGTTGTTGGAAAAAGTTGCATGATCCAGCATTAGCTGCCCTGCCCACAAGAGGGTGGTTGGTTGAAGGAATATTTTATAGTActaaattttttcttgttgattAAAGGTTATATTTTTGTGGTTGTTTTACTTCTGAATGTGGAATGTGTGAATTGAATCACCTAAATTGAAAgttgataatatatttatagagaCAAGCTAGGATTTGGTATTACTAGCAGGTACACGGGATTTTTGGACATTATCGGACATGGGATACGTTCCGATTGCTAGTCATGAAATCATAGTTTCACGGTATGTCCAACGGTTTAGAGGGTGACTATCCTATTGAATATCTTTTAAGTCAAGAGGAGAGATCATTTCGATATGAAGTTTGAttgcacttttcttttctcactCAGATCTCTTTTGGAGTTTGGCTCGTCTAACTTTGGGGGACACCTTGTCTTTTGTTTTCACTACCTTACCTTGAGCTTCAACTAATTCAGGTCGGATCTTAGATCTATGATCGATTCCCACCACATTAATGCCAATTTTGGTATCCTCAGTTGCAACCCTATCCCTCTTCGGCCTTACATCGACACTATAGAGCGAGCGAAGATTTTTCCTATGGCGAATCATTAAAGTTGTTTACAAGGATAAGGAAGACAACCCCAACCATGCCCTACTTTGTAGTTATCCCTTTTTGAAGATTATCTCATTTGGGCCCTTTATGAAGAAATGTCCCTTTAATGAATACTTGGCACACATTATAGTCCCATccacaaatttcttttaatagaccaccaccaccgccgaTCTAAACTCGTTAAACTCGTTGTGTGCCTCAAAAATCGAAAGTTCATACTTTATATTAGCCAAACTATATTTATGCTGTAAAAATCCTCTTATTTCAAAAGAGGCCCTTACAATCTTAAATAACGACATTTCTTAGagattaaagaacaaaaatggagCTTGCCCGAAGAGTTTTAGAGTTAAAAAGAGATGATCTAAATAAACCCTTTTCCCTATCtcttcaccatttttttttggttcaataCACAATACACATCCATACTAAAACATATGAGAAATCAGTAATAATGGTAGGGATGAGAACAATTACATATAAACACTATTTTGCATTAGAAATGAATGCAAAATAGTTTCATCTCCCATCTGCAGATGTGAATGATTCTGCAAACCCGTACGGTCGTGTCGGTATGCTTGTTTGAGTGTTGTCGAAGCTAGGAAGAAGGGACGACGAAGACGATTCCATCTGACTTCTACCTTCATAAGCTTGCCATTTCTTAAGTGCTTGAGGCAACGACATCTCGAGGTCAATGCCATATATATCTTCGACGTTTTGGTCAGTTGGTTTCCAAAACTCGACAAGAGATGACAAGACATTGACTGCATGACCCATATCTGGCCTTTGTTGTGGCTCCCTAGCACTACAATGACCTGCCAACTCGGCAACGGTGCTGATGCTGGCGAACGTTTCTTCGGTACGATCAATGGTCGAATCAATGGCCTTGTGGAAGGATTCCTTGTTGATTTGCATCCTTCGGAACCAAGTTACAAGGTGCATACTCTCCTCAGGCTGGCTTTCGTCAAGCGCCCTTCTCCCAGTGATCAACTCCATTAGAATCACACCAAAGCTGAATACATCAACTTTAGTCGTTACTCGACCCGTAACTGCATAATAGGAGTTTTAAGTTAGTATCGAGTCATCACACACACGAGCTCAAAGAACGTTAACAAGGTAATCTAAAGTATTTGCATTGCCATGACGAGATGTGACAAGACAATCCAAGAAGAAACACAACAATGGCAGATATATATCAATAGTTTTCGATGTCGAGAAGTACCTGCATATTCTGGTGCCAAATATCCGAAGGTCCCGGCGATCCTCGTCTCAATAGAACCCTTACCTTCCGGTGCTAAACGCACGAGACCAAAGTCTGCAACCTTAGCCCTCATATCATCTCCAAGAAGAATGTTTGAAGGCTTCAAATCCCTATGTATAAAGCTTTGATGAGCCAAACCATGTAGATACTCAACACCCCTTGCAACATCTAATGCAATGGTCAACCTCTTTGTCCATTCCAAAGGTCTTAATCCTTCTTCTATCCAGTTGAAAAGATGCCTACTAAGTGTACCTTGAGGCATGAACTCGTAGACAAGAAGCTTCTCGTTCCCGTCCAAACAGTATCCGAGAAGAGCGACGAGATGTCGGT
This genomic window from Cucurbita pepo subsp. pepo cultivar mu-cu-16 chromosome LG01, ASM280686v2, whole genome shotgun sequence contains:
- the LOC111794994 gene encoding uncharacterized protein LOC111794994 yields the protein MRHGGSRKKRSSSFARYVVVLCAVGASIGFLMLNFLMRMEAQESESSSDQLGNGDDVEESRVLSEMDGRRSCATVEQMGEAFKDGVWKESLRVRTIIQNHFYLNGASRVRQLPPEQFCKHGFVMGKSSEAGFGNEMYKILTAGALSIMLNRSLIIGQTRGKFPFGDYISYSNVTFTMKEIKHLWRLKGCIRKFNRHLIMRTDDFEKPAQTNVLCSNWKEWEHPIIWFQGTTDAVAAQFFLKNVHPAMRAAASNLFGHPEVLESRPNVFGELMRVLISPSKDVEEAVFSVLKSGDDPDISLHMRMLMNRSVRGLQAALQCIRKGIRNLTTDSKPRLVLVSDTPNFVKSIVPMLGEFAEVIHFDYEHFRGIISGTHDEFHKLDFRVKDWGPSPRWVAFVDFFLASRAKRAVISGAHRRVGTTYAQLIAALAAAHNLDNLGKNSTGSDFFFLSSFQSNLLREGLKNQVGWGHIWNRFAGPLSCPSQPNQCALTPLLPPAWWDGLWQSPIPRDIKRMENYGVHLSGFGTIDEDSLRSFCNAKKNVVRTIPFIL